A genomic region of Leptolyngbya sp. NIES-2104 contains the following coding sequences:
- a CDS encoding PRC-barrel domain-containing protein, whose protein sequence is MRKGSDILGKSITAFDTGKRVARVQDLIFDQDTNQLLGVLVEEAGLFHSAKVIPLNAISAFGTDTLIISSRDTIISAKHDDRINQVLDRNLTLKGTRIVTTDGRYLGSVVDLFFDEQTGMIEGYEASGGIFADAYSGRSFIPAPHTLRIGEDATFVPPETADLMEEQVGGIRGAVQTASTRIQENSEVAGQKLQSAAQSTNEQIQRSTEAAHAKLQEASNGFENGTRHATATMTNQFVDPDEQFAYVIGKPVDRDIFTNDGQLLIGKDQVVTLTVAEAARYADELESLYCATGGSLTAPINRQSQDFGDNSAALRDRVQTGFQDVSAQVSTGFQSLTQRANETFSNLTARLGVEQAKGRRSDRLIRSDNGSIITAPGQIVSDIVIDRAKAANREAELLDAVGLHPTEAVRGTTNDSLAVVRTRFQSQSSIARNRFEQEASVFQQEASIARENAKTLWHDLKGKFEDYRGQSAEAIHRNRVENALGRPVNRVILDRQDNVILNVGEIITHRAIEQAESAGVINILLSSVYSKEPTIREEELRAPEPGMASLEQEHATHN, encoded by the coding sequence ATGAGAAAAGGAAGCGATATCCTGGGCAAAAGCATTACTGCCTTTGATACTGGAAAGCGAGTTGCAAGAGTTCAAGATTTAATTTTTGATCAAGATACCAATCAGTTATTGGGTGTTCTCGTCGAAGAAGCGGGATTATTCCACTCAGCAAAAGTCATTCCGTTGAATGCGATTTCTGCATTTGGAACCGATACTTTGATTATTTCGAGCCGTGACACGATCATTTCTGCAAAACATGACGATCGCATTAATCAAGTGCTCGATCGTAACCTCACGCTCAAAGGCACTCGGATTGTCACAACAGATGGACGCTATCTCGGTTCAGTCGTCGATCTCTTCTTTGACGAGCAAACGGGCATGATCGAAGGCTACGAAGCTTCGGGTGGAATTTTTGCCGATGCTTACTCTGGTCGATCGTTCATTCCTGCACCGCACACGCTCCGAATCGGTGAAGATGCAACGTTCGTGCCGCCTGAAACCGCTGATCTGATGGAAGAGCAAGTCGGTGGAATTCGTGGAGCCGTCCAAACCGCATCGACTCGGATTCAAGAAAATTCAGAAGTTGCAGGTCAGAAACTTCAATCCGCTGCCCAATCCACAAACGAGCAAATTCAGCGGAGTACAGAGGCCGCACATGCGAAATTGCAGGAAGCTTCTAACGGTTTCGAGAATGGAACTCGTCATGCAACTGCAACGATGACCAATCAGTTTGTTGACCCCGATGAACAGTTCGCTTACGTGATTGGCAAACCCGTCGATCGAGATATTTTTACCAATGATGGTCAACTCCTGATCGGCAAAGACCAAGTCGTGACTTTGACCGTTGCGGAAGCGGCTCGATATGCAGACGAACTCGAATCGCTGTATTGTGCTACAGGTGGAAGTCTGACCGCTCCAATCAATCGTCAATCTCAAGATTTTGGTGATAACTCCGCTGCCCTGCGCGACCGGGTTCAAACTGGATTCCAAGATGTCAGCGCTCAAGTCAGCACTGGATTTCAGAGTCTCACCCAACGCGCCAACGAAACCTTCTCAAATCTCACCGCTCGGCTCGGAGTCGAACAAGCAAAAGGACGACGATCGGATCGCCTGATTCGTTCTGACAACGGTTCGATCATTACAGCTCCCGGTCAAATCGTTAGCGATATCGTCATCGATCGAGCAAAAGCCGCAAATCGTGAAGCGGAATTATTAGATGCAGTTGGTTTGCACCCGACCGAAGCCGTTCGCGGAACCACAAACGATTCGCTGGCAGTAGTTCGCACTCGATTCCAAAGCCAAAGTTCGATCGCTCGTAACCGTTTCGAGCAAGAAGCCTCAGTCTTCCAGCAAGAAGCTTCGATCGCTCGTGAAAATGCGAAAACCCTTTGGCATGACCTGAAAGGGAAATTCGAGGATTACCGAGGTCAAAGCGCTGAGGCAATCCACCGCAACCGAGTCGAAAATGCTCTGGGTCGTCCGGTGAATCGGGTGATTCTCGATCGACAAGATAATGTCATCCTCAACGTCGGTGAAATCATTACGCATCGTGCGATCGAGCAAGCTGAATCGGCTGGTGTCATCAACATTCTCTTGAGTTCGGTCTACAGCAAAGAACCAACGATTCGAGAGGAAGAACTCCGCGCCCCCGAACCCGGAATGGCATCGTTAGAACAAGAACACGCTACCCACAACTAA
- a CDS encoding two-component system response regulator: MALFPVLFSDLGDLFVNDLGLERPRILVVDDHPSSRMTAVALLSVEGYDVIEAESGVAALSQLQETNPDLILLDVMMPGMDGYEVCRRLKEDELTRLTPVVFITALDDRRSRLRGIEAGGDDFLTKPFDQLELSARVRSLIRQKRLNEDLDHAEKVLFSIARTVESRDPNTGDHCERLVMRGKAFGEFLGLTRSQIRDLMWGGYLHDIGKVGIPDHVLLKKGRLTAEEFQIMKQHVLIGEKICQPLRTMRGVVPIIRHHHERWDGSGYPDGLEGDRIPFLAQVFQIIDIYDALRSERPYKKPFPPEEALRIIAQEMKQGWRNPELIKEFGRFIHAVEMKANSEGIWFQKYIKTANRV, from the coding sequence ATGGCTCTGTTTCCCGTATTGTTCAGTGACTTAGGCGATCTCTTTGTGAATGATCTCGGCTTGGAGCGACCCAGAATATTAGTCGTGGATGACCATCCATCCAGTCGAATGACGGCTGTAGCTTTGCTATCAGTCGAAGGGTATGATGTAATCGAAGCAGAAAGTGGTGTTGCCGCCCTGTCTCAATTACAAGAGACGAACCCCGATCTAATCTTGCTCGATGTGATGATGCCCGGAATGGATGGCTACGAAGTCTGTCGCCGCCTCAAAGAAGATGAACTGACGCGCCTCACTCCAGTTGTTTTTATTACAGCGCTTGACGATCGACGATCGCGCTTACGTGGAATTGAAGCAGGCGGCGATGATTTTCTCACCAAGCCTTTTGATCAACTTGAACTTTCGGCACGAGTCCGATCGCTGATTCGACAAAAGCGACTGAATGAAGATCTAGACCACGCGGAAAAGGTTTTGTTTTCGATTGCGCGAACCGTTGAAAGTCGCGATCCGAATACCGGGGATCACTGTGAACGGCTAGTGATGCGGGGGAAAGCATTCGGAGAATTTTTAGGATTAACGCGATCGCAAATTCGGGATCTGATGTGGGGTGGCTACCTGCACGATATTGGCAAAGTCGGAATTCCAGACCATGTGCTGCTGAAAAAAGGCAGACTCACCGCCGAAGAATTCCAAATCATGAAACAGCATGTGCTGATTGGCGAAAAGATTTGTCAGCCGTTGAGGACGATGCGGGGAGTTGTCCCGATTATTCGGCATCATCATGAGCGGTGGGATGGGTCTGGATATCCGGACGGATTAGAAGGCGATCGTATTCCGTTTCTAGCACAAGTGTTTCAGATTATCGATATTTACGATGCTCTAAGGAGTGAGCGTCCCTATAAAAAACCGTTCCCACCTGAAGAAGCGCTGAGAATTATTGCTCAAGAGATGAAACAGGGCTGGCGGAACCCAGAGTTGATTAAAGAATTTGGTCGATTTATTCACGCTGTTGAGATGAAAGCGAACAGCGAAGGGATTTGGTTTCAGAAATATATCAAAACTGCAAATCGAGTCTAA
- the rpsF gene encoding 30S ribosomal protein S6, which yields MSQLYETMYILRPDIGDEAVDGAIEKYQSILKENGAEILETQHRGKRRLAYEIDRQREGIYVQMNFKADGSQIAPMERAMRLSSEVIRYLTVKQDEPKAEEAEEA from the coding sequence ATGAGTCAGTTGTACGAAACGATGTATATTTTGCGTCCTGACATCGGGGACGAAGCGGTGGATGGTGCGATCGAGAAGTATCAATCGATCCTGAAAGAAAACGGTGCAGAGATTCTAGAGACTCAGCATCGGGGTAAGCGGCGGTTGGCTTATGAGATCGATCGGCAACGTGAAGGGATTTACGTGCAGATGAATTTCAAGGCGGATGGCAGCCAGATTGCACCGATGGAGCGGGCGATGCGGTTGAGTAGCGAAGTGATTCGGTATTTGACAGTGAAGCAGGACGAGCCGAAGGCTGAAGAGGCTGAAGAGGCTTAG
- a CDS encoding adenine phosphoribosyltransferase → MDLKPFIREIPDFPKPGILFKDITTLLQDPTGLRATIDLFAEKCSDLKPDFIVGMESRGFIFGAPLAYKMGIGFVPVRKPGKLPAAVHAIEYELEYGTDCLEMHQDAVQPGSRILIVDDLIATGGTAGATAQLVQRIGCELVGCAFVIELTDLKGRDRLPQVPIITLVEY, encoded by the coding sequence ATGGATCTCAAACCCTTTATCCGCGAAATTCCAGATTTTCCCAAACCCGGAATTCTCTTCAAGGACATCACCACTCTCCTGCAAGATCCCACCGGATTAAGAGCCACGATCGACTTATTCGCTGAGAAATGTTCGGATCTCAAACCCGATTTTATTGTCGGAATGGAATCGCGTGGATTTATTTTCGGTGCGCCCCTTGCTTACAAAATGGGGATTGGCTTCGTCCCGGTTCGCAAACCTGGAAAATTACCTGCTGCGGTTCATGCGATCGAATACGAATTAGAATACGGCACCGATTGTTTAGAAATGCACCAAGACGCGGTACAGCCTGGTAGTCGAATTCTCATCGTCGATGATTTAATTGCGACCGGTGGAACCGCAGGCGCAACCGCACAATTGGTTCAAAGAATCGGCTGTGAACTGGTCGGATGTGCATTTGTGATCGAATTAACAGATCTCAAAGGACGCGATCGATTACCCCAAGTTCCGATCATCACACTGGTTGAATACTAG
- a CDS encoding Tic20 family protein produces MTWRGSTTVSDRIFASLVYLLPLLDVVGFVGRILVLTNSFISPLVQIVEAPLSPLLSIYTGFIPLIVFFALFLLVVRNENVAHFIRFNTMQAILFGIVLSLISIIWQYALAPVFGAGLLTQTLFNAVFLGTIAAVGYSIVQTALGRYAEIPTISDAVYMQVR; encoded by the coding sequence ATGACGTGGCGCGGATCAACAACGGTGTCCGATCGCATTTTTGCTTCTCTGGTGTATCTTCTGCCGCTCTTGGATGTCGTGGGCTTTGTCGGACGAATCTTGGTACTGACCAATTCGTTTATTAGCCCACTTGTGCAGATAGTAGAAGCACCGCTCTCACCGTTATTGTCGATTTATACCGGATTCATTCCGCTGATTGTCTTTTTTGCCTTGTTCTTGCTGGTCGTGAGAAACGAGAATGTGGCTCACTTTATTCGCTTTAATACGATGCAGGCTATTTTGTTTGGCATTGTTCTGAGCCTGATCAGCATTATTTGGCAGTATGCGCTGGCTCCCGTGTTTGGTGCAGGACTGCTGACCCAAACGCTGTTTAATGCCGTGTTCCTCGGCACGATCGCAGCGGTGGGATATTCGATCGTGCAAACTGCACTCGGACGCTATGCGGAAATTCCGACGATTTCGGATGCGGTCTACATGCAGGTGCGTTAA
- a CDS encoding fumarylacetoacetate hydrolase family protein has protein sequence MAQRYVRVQTPDGKIHYGLLQIDRTVQVLDAPPWLKGQPTDQRLSQYQLLAPCAPSKIIAVGKNYANHAAEMGTPLPEEPLLFLKPPTTIIPMECEILYPPQSQRVDYEGELALIMGDRVKDCPPQEAHSKIWGYTIANDVTARDLQKKDGQWTRAKGFDTFCPLGPWIVREISPDARIQTFLNDVSVQSASIGDMVFLPHVLVSYISQVMTLLPGDVILTGTPEGVGGMQAGDRVRVEIEGIGFLENTVRMKIPTRQTQLQD, from the coding sequence ATGGCACAGCGTTATGTTCGCGTTCAAACTCCCGATGGCAAAATCCACTATGGATTGCTACAAATCGATCGCACCGTTCAGGTTTTGGACGCTCCCCCCTGGCTAAAAGGACAACCCACCGATCAGCGATTAAGCCAATATCAACTCCTCGCCCCCTGCGCCCCCTCAAAAATCATCGCAGTCGGCAAAAATTACGCCAATCACGCCGCCGAAATGGGAACGCCCCTTCCAGAAGAGCCGCTTCTGTTCCTCAAACCACCGACGACGATCATTCCAATGGAATGTGAAATTCTCTATCCACCGCAGTCTCAGCGCGTCGATTACGAAGGCGAATTAGCGCTCATTATGGGCGATCGCGTCAAAGATTGCCCACCCCAAGAAGCCCACAGCAAAATTTGGGGTTATACGATCGCGAATGATGTCACTGCCCGCGATTTGCAAAAAAAAGATGGACAGTGGACGCGAGCCAAAGGCTTCGATACGTTCTGCCCATTAGGTCCTTGGATTGTGCGCGAAATCAGTCCTGATGCCCGAATTCAAACGTTTCTCAACGATGTTTCGGTACAATCCGCCTCGATCGGGGACATGGTATTTCTGCCCCATGTGCTCGTGTCTTATATCAGTCAAGTGATGACGCTACTTCCAGGCGATGTGATTCTGACGGGTACCCCAGAAGGAGTCGGAGGAATGCAGGCAGGCGATCGCGTCCGGGTCGAAATCGAAGGCATCGGATTTCTCGAAAACACCGTCAGAATGAAAATTCCAACTCGCCAAACCCAGCTTCAGGATTAA
- the dnaA gene encoding chromosomal replication initiator protein DnaA, whose product MAVESSIDAMWSDVLDILKFKFSPPTFDTWVKSAVPEELTETCLILRTANPFAKNWIQKHYMKTVQEAVHSIVGRPVEVQFRFVPSAESDETELFYPFVAESPTLPELPIQAPRSSSSSDLNSKYVFSRLVVGPNNRMAHAASLAVAESPGREFNPLFLCGGVGLGKTHLMQAIGHYRLEISSDAKILYVSTEKFTNDLITAIRKDDLQSFHDRYRAADVLLVDDIQFIEGKEYTQEEFFHTFNTLHEAGKQVVLASDRPPNQIPKLQERLCSRFSMGLIADIQPPDLETRMAILQKKAEYENMRLPREVIEYIASSYTSNIRELEGALIRAVAYISISGLSMTVENIAPMLNPPVEKVEASPEVVINAVSEAFGVSIDDLKGNSRRREISVARQVGMYLMRHHTELSLPKIGDVFGGKDHTTVMYSCEKIGQLKEKDSSMAQTLRQLGDRINLASQGRKS is encoded by the coding sequence ATGGCGGTAGAAAGCTCGATCGATGCAATGTGGTCTGATGTGCTTGACATTCTCAAGTTCAAGTTTAGTCCGCCAACCTTCGACACATGGGTCAAAAGTGCTGTGCCGGAGGAGTTAACCGAAACGTGCTTAATCCTACGAACAGCGAATCCATTTGCCAAAAATTGGATTCAGAAACACTATATGAAAACGGTTCAAGAAGCCGTTCACAGCATTGTTGGGCGACCTGTAGAAGTACAGTTTCGATTCGTGCCGAGTGCTGAAAGCGACGAGACAGAATTGTTTTATCCATTTGTGGCGGAGAGTCCGACCTTGCCAGAGTTACCAATTCAAGCGCCTCGATCGAGCAGTTCCTCTGATCTCAATTCCAAGTATGTGTTCTCGCGTTTGGTCGTCGGTCCAAATAACCGTATGGCACACGCGGCATCGCTGGCAGTCGCGGAATCTCCGGGGCGCGAGTTTAATCCATTATTTCTCTGTGGCGGTGTTGGACTCGGTAAAACTCATTTGATGCAGGCGATCGGACATTATCGATTGGAAATTTCCTCGGATGCGAAGATCCTCTATGTTTCGACTGAGAAATTTACCAATGATTTGATCACAGCGATTCGCAAAGATGACTTGCAGAGTTTTCACGATCGCTATCGAGCCGCTGACGTGTTATTAGTCGATGACATTCAGTTCATCGAAGGGAAAGAATATACGCAAGAGGAATTTTTCCACACCTTCAACACGCTGCACGAAGCTGGAAAGCAGGTCGTGCTTGCTTCTGACCGTCCACCGAATCAGATTCCTAAATTACAAGAGCGTCTCTGTTCTCGTTTTTCAATGGGCTTAATTGCAGACATTCAGCCGCCGGATCTTGAGACTCGAATGGCGATTTTGCAGAAAAAAGCCGAGTACGAAAATATGCGGCTTCCACGGGAAGTGATCGAATACATTGCATCTAGCTATACCTCGAACATTCGGGAATTAGAAGGAGCCTTGATTCGCGCCGTTGCGTATATTTCGATCTCCGGGCTATCGATGACCGTGGAAAATATTGCACCGATGCTCAATCCGCCCGTCGAGAAAGTTGAGGCATCTCCAGAAGTTGTCATCAATGCGGTTTCGGAAGCGTTCGGAGTCTCGATCGACGACCTCAAAGGCAATTCCCGCCGTCGAGAAATCAGCGTTGCTCGACAAGTTGGCATGTATTTAATGCGGCATCACACGGAACTGAGCCTACCGAAAATTGGCGATGTGTTCGGTGGAAAAGATCACACTACGGTCATGTATAGCTGTGAAAAGATCGGACAGCTCAAAGAGAAAGATTCCAGCATGGCACAGACATTACGGCAGCTTGGGGATCGGATTAACCTCGCTAGTCAAGGGCGAAAATCATAA
- a CDS encoding RNA helicase: MNISSSRVDLAQLYPFELDEFQLSAIAALEAGKSVVVCAPTGSGKTLIGEYAIHRALAADRRVFYTTPLKALSNQKLRDFRDQFGAENVGLLTGDVSINRDAPILVMTTEIFRNMLYGTPIGEVGTSLAGVEAVVLDECHYMNDRQRGTVWEESIIYCPSEVQLVALSATVANSDQLTDWIAQVHGPTELIYSDFRPVPLQFSFCNTKGLFPLLDETGSRLSSRLKPKRSQYRPRGANQRGAPRPECPSLPFVVSQLAAKDMLPAIYFIFSRRGCDKAVTELANLTLVNETEAAQLKERIDAFLDRNPEAGRAGQVEPLYRGVAAHHAGILPAWKGLVEELFQEGLIKVVFATETLAAGINMPARTTVVSSLSKRTDAGHRLLNPSEFLQMSGRAGRRGMDDRGYVVTVQTPFEGAKEAAYLATSGADPLVSQFTPSYGMVLNLLQTHSIEQVRALIERSFGQYLSTLYLKPQQQELERCKLELKQLESIVSDVDWKLLAQYEKLQDRLKEEKRLLKTLQNQADEMQTSERAIALQFAVAGTILSLKGDGSETISAVLVTKVPGSGQFPYLICLGQNNRWYVASVSDVAALRGEIPRLQDVDSLTPPAELVFRPGQARRGSEDSVAIAQLIPDPPGLPDEAPEVYAQQQRTNAVLAQMEAHPVHEWGNRPQTLKRQRRIETLREEISDRQAKLDEKTQRHWDEFVALIEILRRFGCLDDLTPTALGESTAAIRGDNELWIGLALMSGELDPLDPHHFAAACAALVTEVSRPDTWIRYDVSDPVLEALGGLRSIRRQLFQLQRRYQVALPVWLEDELVGIVEQWALGADWGELCSNTSLDEGDVVRILRRTLDLLSQIPHMPHVREALRTNAIRAIQLLDRFPVNESVE, encoded by the coding sequence GTGAATATTTCCTCTTCCAGAGTCGATCTTGCTCAGCTTTACCCGTTTGAATTGGATGAATTTCAACTCAGCGCGATCGCTGCACTGGAAGCTGGAAAATCCGTCGTTGTTTGTGCTCCCACTGGTTCGGGTAAAACGCTGATCGGGGAGTATGCGATTCATCGAGCGCTGGCTGCCGATCGTCGCGTGTTCTATACCACCCCGCTCAAAGCCCTTTCTAATCAGAAGTTACGAGATTTTCGCGATCAGTTCGGAGCCGAGAACGTGGGGCTACTCACTGGAGATGTTTCGATTAACCGGGATGCCCCAATCTTGGTGATGACGACTGAGATCTTCCGAAACATGCTCTACGGAACACCGATCGGGGAAGTTGGAACTTCTCTCGCTGGAGTTGAAGCGGTCGTGCTCGATGAATGTCACTACATGAACGATCGACAACGCGGCACCGTCTGGGAAGAGTCGATTATTTACTGCCCTTCAGAAGTTCAACTTGTCGCCCTGTCTGCGACGGTGGCAAATAGCGACCAACTGACAGATTGGATCGCTCAAGTTCACGGACCGACTGAGCTAATTTATTCTGATTTCCGCCCGGTTCCGCTGCAATTCTCTTTCTGCAATACGAAGGGACTCTTTCCGCTACTCGACGAAACAGGGAGCCGATTGAGTTCCCGTCTCAAGCCGAAACGCAGTCAATACCGCCCCAGAGGAGCCAATCAACGAGGCGCACCTCGCCCAGAATGTCCCAGCCTGCCGTTTGTCGTGAGCCAACTGGCAGCGAAAGATATGTTGCCCGCGATTTACTTTATCTTCAGTCGGCGCGGCTGTGATAAAGCGGTCACAGAATTAGCGAACTTGACGCTAGTGAATGAAACCGAAGCAGCACAACTGAAAGAGCGAATTGATGCGTTTCTCGATCGTAATCCCGAAGCCGGACGCGCTGGACAAGTCGAACCCCTGTATCGTGGCGTTGCAGCCCATCACGCCGGAATTCTTCCCGCTTGGAAAGGATTAGTCGAAGAACTTTTCCAAGAAGGTTTAATCAAAGTTGTATTCGCGACTGAAACGCTAGCAGCAGGGATTAATATGCCTGCCCGAACGACTGTTGTTTCGAGCCTTTCTAAGCGGACTGATGCCGGACATCGTTTATTGAATCCGTCTGAATTTCTGCAAATGTCAGGACGGGCAGGACGACGCGGAATGGACGATCGCGGCTATGTAGTCACGGTTCAAACTCCATTCGAGGGCGCGAAAGAAGCGGCATATCTTGCAACTTCTGGAGCCGATCCGCTGGTGAGCCAATTTACTCCGAGTTACGGCATGGTTTTGAACCTGCTGCAAACTCATTCGATCGAACAAGTCCGCGCCTTAATCGAACGCAGTTTCGGGCAATATCTTTCGACGCTGTATCTCAAACCTCAACAGCAAGAACTCGAACGCTGCAAACTCGAACTCAAACAACTCGAATCGATCGTGTCTGATGTCGATTGGAAGCTGTTAGCCCAATACGAAAAGCTGCAAGACCGACTTAAAGAGGAGAAACGGCTATTAAAAACGTTGCAAAATCAAGCCGATGAAATGCAGACGAGTGAAAGAGCGATCGCGCTTCAATTCGCAGTTGCAGGTACAATTCTGTCTCTTAAAGGTGACGGCTCCGAAACGATTTCCGCCGTTTTAGTCACGAAAGTTCCTGGCTCTGGTCAGTTTCCGTATTTGATTTGTCTAGGACAAAACAATCGTTGGTATGTAGCATCGGTTTCAGATGTCGCGGCTTTGCGCGGTGAAATTCCTCGATTACAAGATGTAGACAGTCTTACTCCTCCGGCTGAACTGGTGTTTCGACCGGGACAAGCTCGTAGAGGCAGCGAAGACAGCGTCGCGATCGCACAATTGATTCCCGATCCGCCCGGATTACCCGATGAGGCTCCAGAAGTTTACGCCCAACAGCAGCGAACGAATGCAGTTTTGGCACAGATGGAAGCGCATCCAGTGCATGAATGGGGCAACCGTCCTCAAACCCTCAAACGCCAACGTCGGATCGAGACATTAAGAGAAGAAATTAGCGATCGTCAAGCGAAACTCGATGAAAAAACGCAGCGTCACTGGGACGAATTCGTCGCGCTGATCGAAATTCTCCGGCGATTCGGCTGTCTCGATGATTTGACCCCAACCGCGTTAGGAGAATCCACCGCAGCGATTCGCGGCGATAACGAACTTTGGATCGGTCTGGCGCTGATGTCCGGTGAACTCGATCCGCTTGACCCGCATCATTTCGCGGCTGCCTGTGCTGCTTTGGTAACTGAAGTTTCTCGCCCTGATACGTGGATACGCTACGATGTCTCCGATCCGGTTCTCGAGGCGCTTGGAGGGCTTCGCAGCATCCGCCGTCAACTGTTTCAACTCCAGCGCCGTTATCAAGTCGCGCTTCCCGTCTGGCTCGAAGATGAATTAGTTGGCATCGTCGAACAGTGGGCACTGGGTGCTGACTGGGGAGAACTGTGCAGCAATACGAGCTTGGATGAAGGCGACGTTGTGAGAATTCTGCGTCGCACGTTGGATCTACTGTCTCAAATTCCGCACATGCCACATGTTAGGGAAGCACTTCGGACCAATGCAATTCGAGCCATTCAACTGCTCGATCGCTTCCCCGTCAATGAGAGCGTTGAGTAA
- the sbcD gene encoding exonuclease subunit SbcD: protein MVKILHLSDIHLGSGFVHGKINPETGLNTRLEDFVATLGRCIDRAIAESVDLVLFGGDAFPDATPPPYIQQAFASQFRRLGDAGIPVVLLVGNHDQHSQGAGGASLCIYRTLGVPHVIVGDRLETHRIQTRHGDVQVITLPWLTRSTLLTRPETEGLSMSEVGHLLLDRLRAAMEGEIRKLDPAIPTVLLAHLMVDAANYGAERFLAVGKGFTIPLELLTRDAFDYVALGHVHRHQILSENPFVVYPGSIERVDFSEETEDKGYVLVEIDQGSTTLEFCPLPVRSFCTIEVDLTESEDPHSDLLAAIEKKPIEDAVVRLMYQVRPEQIDLIDDTDLHTVLSIAHTYTIQAGLLSQMSRSRLPELGVGSAIEPIDALRAYLANREDLKLLADPILEAAKALLAQEEFYIESETGEMEVVQTQLRLL from the coding sequence ATGGTCAAAATTCTTCATCTTTCGGATATTCATCTGGGTAGCGGGTTTGTGCATGGAAAAATCAATCCCGAAACTGGGTTGAATACTCGATTAGAAGATTTTGTCGCGACTTTGGGAAGATGTATCGATCGTGCGATCGCTGAATCTGTAGATCTCGTTCTATTCGGCGGTGATGCTTTTCCAGATGCCACTCCACCGCCCTACATTCAGCAAGCCTTCGCCAGCCAATTTCGTCGTCTTGGCGATGCGGGAATTCCAGTTGTTCTCTTAGTGGGAAATCACGATCAGCATTCTCAAGGAGCAGGCGGCGCGAGTCTGTGTATTTATCGAACGCTCGGTGTTCCGCATGTGATCGTCGGCGATCGATTAGAAACTCATCGGATTCAAACCCGTCACGGTGATGTTCAAGTCATTACCTTACCGTGGTTAACGCGATCAACCTTACTCACTCGCCCTGAAACCGAAGGCTTATCAATGTCGGAAGTCGGGCATTTATTACTCGATCGATTACGAGCCGCAATGGAAGGCGAAATCCGTAAACTCGATCCAGCGATTCCAACCGTGTTACTTGCACATTTAATGGTCGATGCTGCGAATTATGGTGCAGAGCGATTCTTAGCGGTTGGAAAAGGATTCACGATTCCATTAGAGTTGCTAACTCGTGATGCGTTCGATTATGTGGCGCTAGGTCATGTTCATCGCCATCAAATTCTGTCAGAAAATCCATTTGTTGTGTACCCTGGTAGCATTGAACGAGTTGATTTCAGCGAAGAAACCGAGGACAAAGGATACGTTCTTGTAGAAATCGATCAAGGTTCTACCACGCTTGAATTCTGTCCGTTACCTGTGCGATCGTTCTGCACGATCGAGGTTGATTTAACCGAGTCTGAAGATCCGCATTCTGATCTGCTTGCCGCGATCGAGAAAAAGCCGATCGAAGATGCGGTCGTTCGTCTGATGTATCAAGTTCGTCCAGAGCAAATCGATTTAATCGATGATACGGATCTGCACACCGTTTTATCGATCGCGCATACTTACACAATTCAGGCAGGATTATTGTCGCAAATGTCGCGATCGCGTTTACCCGAATTGGGAGTCGGAAGCGCGATCGAGCCGATCGATGCCCTCCGCGCCTATCTCGCGAATCGCGAAGACTTAAAGCTATTAGCTGATCCAATTCTTGAAGCCGCTAAAGCACTCCTCGCGCAAGAAGAGTTTTATATCGAATCCGAAACCGGAGAAATGGAAGTCGTACAAACACAATTACGACTGTTATAA